From Salvia splendens isolate huo1 chromosome 3, SspV2, whole genome shotgun sequence, a single genomic window includes:
- the LOC121796505 gene encoding protein FAR1-RELATED SEQUENCE 5-like, with amino-acid sequence MVDVQHHKFMRLNRQLEPVHQKFISDCAGANIGTSLTFKLLTELMGGYESVGCTVLDIRNYTRDIRRYAEGCDAQMIIDELKKKKENCDAFTYEYEVDSRSRLNHLFWCDPIAKMNFLQFGDIVSFDTTYSTNRYSMIFAPFTGKDNHGRAVSFGAGLLCSESADSFSWLFNQFVKCMGIHPKLIITDQDLGMKVAVEKVLVNTRHRWCMWHIMAKVAEKVPKSLLGNNDFKKDLNSCVWSELIEPTDFEDKWKNVMETYDLVGSEWFVSMFESRRYWVPAYFRDFPNSSLIKTTSVSESQNSFFKRYTQSRANLVIFLMNFNNAVDAQRNYSAKMDYMDYNTTAKLKTEWSIEKHASTIFTDGAFKEIQEQIMEAYNHCSLVSISNDSNVFEDCSCMLPHLPGVEEQKYRLIPEYLIGGRWLKSSLLKAVHGVQNSDVATHVYVDEKKKAQAILLGEMLGLYQAVCVDIDQIHELTSIVREARQQIFADGVVTSTAQKKKIMEEFYGAEAPQEVDVQPPEVVSTKGSGSRLPSRVEKALKLKNKAMRQCKKCQEWGHHDSRNCDKFKEKEKMRSRRNSDV; translated from the exons ATGGTTGATGTACAACACCACAAGTTCATGAGGCTAAATCGTCAACTTGAACCAGTGCATCAAAAATTTATTTCAGATTGTGCTGGAGCTAATATCGGGACATCTCTAACTTTCAAGCTGCTTACTGAGTTGATGGGCGGTTATGAGTCTGTTGGTTGTACTGTGTTGGACATTCGCAACTATACACGGGATATCAGAAGATACGCTGAAGGATGTGACGCCCAAATGATCATAGAtgagttgaagaagaagaaggaaaattGTGATGCCTTCACGTACGAGTATGAAGTTGATTCCCGGAGTCGTTTGAATCATTTGTTTTGGTGCGATCCTATTGCCAAGATGAATTTCTTGCAATTTGGTGACATTGTTTCTTTCGATACTACGTACTCAACTAACAg GTACTCAATGATTTTTGCTCCGTTTACTGGTAAGGACAACCATGGCCGTGCAGTGTCATTTGGAGCTGGTTTGCTTTGTAGTGAGAGTGCGGATTCGTTTTCTTGGCTTTTTAATCAGTTTGTGAAATGCATGGGCATACATCCGAAGTTGATAATTACTGATCAAGATTTGGGCATGAAAGTAGCTGTTGAAAAAGTTCTTGTGAATACACGGCACAGATGGTGTATGTGGCACATCATGGCAAAGGTAGCTGAAAAGGTTCCTAAGTCACTTCTTGGAAATAATGATTttaaaaaggatttgaattcATGTGTTTGGTCTGAGTTGATTGAACCTACTGATTTTGAAGACAAGTGGAAGAATGTGATGGAGACTTATGATCTTGTTGGCTCTGAATGGTTTGTTTCTATGTTCGAATCAAGAAGGTATTGGGTTCCAGCCTACTTTAGGGACTTTCCTAATAGTTCGTTGATAAAGACGACATCTGTTTCGGAGTCGCAGAATAGTTTTTTCAAGAGGTACACTCAGTCTAGGGCGAAccttgttatttttttaatgaatttcaaTAATGCAGTTGATGCCCAAAGAAACTACTCTGCAAAGATGGATTATATGGATTATAATACAACTGCAAAGTTGAAGACAGAATGGTCGATTGAGAAGCATGCATCCACGATATTTACTGATGGTGCGTTCAAGGAAATTCAAGAACAGATCATGGAGGCTTATAACCACTGTAGTCTGGTTTCGATATCTAATGATTCAA ATGTTTTTGAGGACTGCTCTTGTATGTTGCCACATCTTCCTGGTGTTGAAGAACAAAAATATCGATTGATTCCGGAGTATCTGATTGGAGGTCGATGGTTGAAATCTTCTTTGCTTAAGGCTGTGCATGGCGTCCAAAACTCAGATGTTGCAACTCATGTTTATGTtgatgagaagaagaaggctCAAGCAATTTTGTTGGGAGAGATGTTGGGTCTTTACCAAGCGGTCTGTGTTGATATTGATCAAATCCATGAGTTGACATCGATAGTGCGTGAAGCTCGACAACAAATTTTTGCCGACGGGGTTGTAACGTCTACAGcacagaagaagaaaataatggAGGAATTTTATGGGGCTGAGGCACCTCAGGAAGTGGATGTTCAACCACCTGAAGTTGTCAGCACCAAGGGATCTGGTAGTAGACTCCCTTCAAGAGTCGAGAAGGCTTTGAAGCTTAAGAACAAGGCTATGCGTCAATGCAAGAAATGTCAGGAGTGGGGTCACCACGATTCTAGGAATTGCGACAAatttaaagagaaagaaaagatgCGGTCCAGGAGAAATTCTGATGTTTGA
- the LOC121796414 gene encoding uncharacterized protein LOC121796414, which yields MYYWLMTTHHGNEEQIIYNDRVVEVMLLEFCSLLPHHEVSSGVISSFCSVLNHMEDLKSVTSPKRLFFTTYPALYTVVMSNGRDDDADKLDEFASNIDKEVSEIPHFAWGDIDMVFFAFCVSKRYYTVCFCFKRRSVVIIDACKDGENNDLRFTYGCIPEALRTFFCKYLSRIGCHNQCKSVINVPIQRMKMSWRTTDNAEDSGVYLLRHLEVYMGEREGQWNCGLTTKNKGVLQFLRAKYNRVLMLAGINHSALLNKDAAYKHFAKENKKTKINVEHMIANYGSVQMYIA from the exons ATGTATTATTGGTTGATGACCACTCACCACGGCAATGA AGAACAAATTATCTACAATGACCGAGTAGTTGAGGTCATGCTCTTGGAGTTCTGTTCGCTACTGCCGCATCATGAGGTTTCAAGTGGAGTaattagctccttctgctctgTACTTAACCATATGGAAGATTTGAAATCTGTCACCTCGCCAAAAAGACTATTTTTCACAACCTACCCTGCT CTTTACACGGTTGTTATGAGTAATGGGCGGGATGATGATGCAGACAAACTAGACGAATTTGCCTCAAACATTGACAAAGAGGTCAGCGAAATACCACACTTCGCATGGGGTGACATAGATATG GTATTCTTTGCATTCTGCGTTTCAAAAAGGTACTACACTGTGTGCTTTTGTTTCAAACGAAGATCAGTGGTGATTATAGATGCTTGTAAAGATGGAGAAAACAATGACTTGCGATTCACCTACGGATGTATTCCAGAGGCATTG AGGACATTCTTTTGTAAGTATTTATCAAGAATTGGTTGTCACAATCAATGCAAATCGGTTATAAACGTGCCTATTCAGAGGATGAAGATGAGTTGGAGAACAACAGACAATGCAGAAGACAGTGGCGTTTATTTGCTTAGACACCTTGAAGTCTACATGGGTGAAAGGGAGGGACAATGGAATTGTGGACTAACGACAAAAAACAAAGGTGTGCTACAGTTTTTAAGAGCTAAATACAACCGTGTGTTGATGTTGGCAGGAATTAATCACAGCGCGTTACTCAATAAAGATGCGGCATATAAACATTTTGCGAAGGAAAACAAGAAAACCAAGATCAACGTAGAACACATGATAGCAAACTACGGATCGGTGCAAATGTATATTGCATAA